From Cellulomonas chengniuliangii, the proteins below share one genomic window:
- a CDS encoding S-ribosylhomocysteine lyase, translated as MNVESFNLDHRTVAAPYVRLADTKVLPGGDVITKYDVRFCQPNVDHLEMPSLHSLEHLMAEHSRNHSDRVIDISPMGCQTGFYVILQGEWEYDAVLDLVQATLEDVLEATEVPAANVVQCGWAASHTLSGAQAVARDFLAKRGEWAQVSA; from the coding sequence ATGAACGTCGAGTCCTTCAACCTCGACCACCGCACCGTCGCCGCGCCCTACGTGCGGCTCGCCGACACGAAGGTCCTCCCCGGCGGGGACGTCATCACCAAGTACGACGTGCGGTTCTGCCAGCCCAATGTCGACCACCTCGAGATGCCGTCGCTGCACTCGCTCGAGCACCTCATGGCGGAGCACTCGCGCAACCACTCCGACAGGGTCATCGACATCTCCCCGATGGGCTGCCAGACGGGGTTCTACGTGATCCTGCAGGGCGAGTGGGAGTACGACGCCGTGCTCGACCTGGTCCAGGCCACGCTCGAGGACGTGCTCGAGGCGACCGAGGTGCCCGCCGCCAACGTGGTCCAGTGCGGCTGGGCGGCCAGCCACACGCTCTCGGGGGCGCAGGCTGTGGCCCGGGACTTCCTGGCCAAGCGCGGCGAGTGGGCCCAGGTGAGCGCATGA
- the pgi gene encoding glucose-6-phosphate isomerase yields the protein MRGKPVTTEPIDATATTAWTDLTAQRDALRPDLRAWFAADPQRTERLTRTVGDLHVDLSKNLVTDETLATLVRLADEVRLGSHIEAMFSGQHINSTEDRAVLHTALRRPASASPALVVDGQQVDSDVQAELEKVFAFADKVRSGAWTGVTGARVATVVNIGIGGSDLGPVMAYEALAPYVQDGLELRFVSNIDPTDIAETVQGLDPTTTLFIVASKTFGTIETLTNARLAREWLWEQLIAAGAIEDTEEARSQAVARHFVAVSTALDKVAAFGIDPANAFGFWDWVGGRYSVDSAIGTSLAIAIGPDGFRDFLAGFHAVDEHFRTTPFAQNVPVLMGLLNVWYVNFLDAATHAVLPYAQHLHRFPAYLQQLTMESNGKSVRWDGSPVTTQTGEVFWGEPGTNGQHAFYQLIHQGTRLVPADFIAVANPAHPLKDGDTDVHELLLANFFAQTKALAFGKTADEVRAEGTAEHIVPARVFTGSRPTTSILAPALTPSVLGQLIALYEHITFVQGVVWGINSFDQWGVELGKKLALEIAPAVSGDSEALAAQDQSTRSLIEYYRAHRG from the coding sequence ATGAGAGGGAAACCCGTGACGACCGAACCCATCGACGCGACCGCGACGACGGCCTGGACCGACCTCACCGCGCAGCGTGACGCGCTCCGCCCCGACCTGCGCGCCTGGTTTGCCGCCGACCCGCAGCGCACCGAGCGCCTCACCCGCACGGTCGGCGACCTGCACGTCGACCTGTCGAAGAACCTGGTCACCGACGAGACGCTCGCGACGCTGGTGCGGCTCGCCGACGAGGTGCGCCTCGGCTCGCACATCGAGGCGATGTTCTCCGGCCAGCACATCAACTCCACCGAGGACCGCGCGGTCCTGCACACCGCGCTGCGCCGGCCCGCCTCGGCCAGCCCCGCTCTCGTGGTCGACGGCCAGCAGGTCGACAGCGACGTGCAGGCCGAGCTCGAGAAGGTCTTCGCGTTCGCCGACAAGGTGCGCTCCGGCGCCTGGACCGGCGTCACCGGCGCCCGGGTGGCGACGGTCGTGAACATCGGCATCGGCGGCTCGGACCTGGGCCCCGTGATGGCCTACGAGGCGCTCGCCCCGTACGTCCAGGACGGCCTGGAGCTGCGGTTCGTCTCCAACATCGACCCCACCGACATCGCGGAGACGGTGCAGGGCCTGGACCCGACCACCACGCTGTTCATCGTCGCGTCCAAGACGTTCGGCACCATCGAGACGCTCACCAACGCCCGCCTCGCGCGCGAGTGGCTCTGGGAGCAGCTCATCGCCGCCGGCGCCATCGAGGACACCGAGGAGGCGCGCTCGCAGGCTGTCGCCCGCCACTTCGTCGCCGTCTCGACGGCCCTGGACAAGGTCGCCGCCTTCGGCATCGACCCCGCCAACGCGTTCGGCTTCTGGGACTGGGTCGGCGGCCGCTACTCGGTGGACTCCGCGATCGGCACGTCGCTCGCGATCGCGATCGGCCCTGACGGCTTCCGCGACTTCCTCGCCGGGTTCCACGCCGTCGACGAGCACTTCCGCACCACGCCGTTCGCGCAGAACGTGCCCGTGCTGATGGGGCTGCTCAACGTCTGGTACGTGAACTTCCTCGACGCGGCGACGCACGCCGTGCTGCCCTACGCCCAGCACCTGCACCGCTTCCCGGCGTACCTGCAGCAGCTGACCATGGAGTCGAACGGCAAGTCGGTGCGCTGGGACGGCTCCCCCGTCACCACGCAGACCGGCGAGGTGTTCTGGGGCGAGCCCGGCACCAACGGGCAGCACGCCTTCTACCAGCTCATCCACCAGGGCACGCGCCTCGTCCCGGCCGACTTCATCGCCGTGGCGAACCCGGCCCACCCGCTCAAGGACGGCGACACCGACGTCCACGAGCTGCTGCTCGCGAACTTCTTCGCCCAGACCAAGGCCCTCGCGTTCGGCAAGACCGCCGACGAGGTCCGCGCGGAGGGCACCGCCGAGCACATCGTGCCGGCCCGCGTCTTCACCGGCAGCCGGCCCACCACCTCGATCCTGGCCCCGGCGCTCACCCCGTCGGTGCTGGGCCAGCTGATCGCGCTGTACGAGCACATCACCTTCGTGCAGGGCGTGGTGTGGGGCATCAACAGCTTCGACCAGTGGGGCGTCGAGCTCGGCAAGAAGCTCGCGCTCGAGATCGCCCCGGCCGTCTCGGGCGACAGCGAGGCGCTGGCCGCGCAGGACCAGTCCACCCGGAGCCTCATCGAGTACTACCGCGCCCACCGCGGCTGA
- a CDS encoding oxygenase MpaB family protein yields MTPRHPGMRERLAAALLGRVAGEDADAKRHRIHGAPGPRWFAPGSPVQQVHGDASMFVGGLRALLLQSLHPLAMAGVAGHSGYRGDPWGRLQRTSTFLAVTTFGTAEDAEAAVAAVRRVHARVRGRAADGRAYAASDPHLLEWVHVAEVDSFLRAHQAYGARPLDPAGCDEYVRQTAKVARALGARDVPTNVADLGERLERFRPELEGTADAQSAARFLLLRAPLPVAAQGPYLALGGAAVSLLPRWSRRPLGLPSVPPLERTVGRLGGVATTSAIRWALAATPPPAASVEAGAAEERSRS; encoded by the coding sequence ATGACCCCGCGTCACCCCGGGATGCGCGAGCGGCTCGCCGCCGCCCTGCTGGGGCGTGTCGCGGGCGAGGACGCCGACGCCAAGCGCCACCGCATCCACGGTGCGCCGGGGCCTCGCTGGTTCGCCCCGGGGAGCCCGGTGCAGCAGGTGCATGGCGACGCCTCGATGTTCGTGGGCGGGCTGCGGGCGCTGCTGCTCCAGTCGCTGCACCCGCTGGCGATGGCCGGCGTCGCAGGCCACTCGGGCTACCGCGGCGATCCCTGGGGCCGGTTGCAGCGCACCAGCACCTTCTTGGCGGTGACGACGTTCGGCACGGCGGAGGACGCGGAGGCGGCGGTCGCGGCGGTGCGGCGCGTGCACGCGCGGGTCCGTGGGCGCGCGGCGGACGGCAGGGCGTACGCGGCGTCGGATCCGCACCTGCTGGAGTGGGTGCACGTCGCCGAGGTCGACAGCTTCTTGCGCGCCCATCAGGCCTACGGCGCGCGCCCGCTGGATCCCGCGGGGTGCGACGAGTACGTGCGCCAGACGGCGAAAGTCGCCCGCGCGCTCGGGGCGCGGGACGTGCCGACCAACGTGGCGGACCTCGGCGAGCGGCTCGAGCGCTTCCGTCCCGAGCTGGAGGGGACCGCGGACGCGCAGTCCGCCGCGCGCTTCCTGCTGCTGCGCGCCCCGTTGCCCGTGGCCGCCCAGGGGCCGTACCTCGCGTTGGGCGGCGCGGCCGTCAGCCTGCTGCCGCGGTGGAGCCGGCGTCCGCTGGGGCTGCCGTCTGTCCCACCGCTGGAGCGCACCGTGGGCAGGCTCGGGGGAGTGGCGACGACGTCGGCTATCCGGTGGGCGCTGGCCGCGACGCCGCCGCCCGCGGCGTCCGTGGAGGCGGGCGCGGCCGAGGAGCGCTCCAGGTCCTGA
- a CDS encoding S1C family serine protease, producing the protein MDEDFWGEPARRYRRPGRRAAAGGVGAALAIAVLAGGSALASGPDPSRAEGPAPVETITLEPRVAGVDERAGLAILNTELGYQRAEAAGTGIVLTSDGVVLTNTHVIAGSTEVSVTVGTPPETYAATVVGSDSANDVAVLQLDDAANLAIATVDKDEDLDVGDEVTVVGNAQGASELMATPGMVTSLDRSITTRTEGSTTGRELGGLIEVDADVVSGDSGGAILDADGEVVGMTTAASTGREDIRGYAIPAATVLDIAAQILSGEESETVSIGYPAFLGVQLVMADGADRPGGLEEDGGRGDDLLRRRSESVGAPVAGVISGTPADEAGLVAGDVVTSLDGTEVTSPADLTARLAELEPGDTVTIEWTSRGVQRTADVTLVEGPAG; encoded by the coding sequence ATGGACGAGGACTTCTGGGGCGAGCCCGCGCGGCGGTATCGCCGGCCAGGGCGGCGGGCGGCCGCCGGAGGCGTCGGCGCCGCGCTGGCGATCGCGGTGCTCGCCGGCGGGTCGGCGCTGGCGTCAGGCCCCGACCCGTCGAGAGCCGAGGGCCCGGCCCCGGTGGAGACGATCACCCTCGAGCCCCGCGTCGCCGGCGTTGACGAGCGCGCCGGGCTCGCGATCCTCAACACGGAGCTCGGCTACCAGAGGGCCGAGGCCGCCGGGACCGGCATCGTGCTCACCTCCGACGGGGTGGTCCTCACCAACACCCACGTCATCGCCGGGTCGACCGAGGTGAGCGTCACCGTCGGGACGCCGCCGGAGACCTACGCCGCGACGGTGGTCGGGTCCGACTCCGCGAACGACGTCGCGGTGCTGCAGCTCGACGACGCGGCCAACCTGGCCATCGCGACCGTCGACAAGGACGAGGACCTCGACGTGGGCGACGAGGTCACGGTGGTGGGCAACGCGCAGGGCGCCAGCGAGCTCATGGCCACCCCCGGGATGGTGACGTCGCTGGACCGGAGCATCACCACGCGGACCGAGGGCAGCACCACCGGGCGGGAGCTCGGCGGGCTCATCGAGGTCGACGCGGATGTCGTCTCGGGCGACTCGGGCGGGGCGATCCTCGACGCGGACGGCGAGGTGGTGGGCATGACCACCGCGGCGTCGACGGGCAGGGAGGACATCCGCGGGTACGCGATCCCGGCCGCGACGGTGCTCGACATCGCCGCGCAGATCCTCAGCGGGGAGGAGTCCGAGACCGTGTCGATCGGCTATCCCGCGTTCCTCGGGGTGCAGCTGGTCATGGCAGACGGGGCTGACCGGCCCGGCGGCCTCGAGGAGGACGGCGGGCGGGGCGACGACCTGCTGCGGCGCAGGTCGGAGTCCGTCGGCGCGCCGGTGGCAGGGGTGATCTCGGGGACCCCCGCCGATGAGGCGGGCCTGGTCGCCGGCGACGTCGTCACCTCGCTCGACGGCACGGAGGTGACCTCGCCGGCCGACCTGACGGCGCGGCTCGCCGAGCTGGAGCCCGGCGACACGGTGACCATCGAGTGGACCAGCCGCGGCGTGCAGCGCACCGCGGACGTCACGCTCGTCGAGGGCCCGGCCGGGTGA
- a CDS encoding amidohydrolase → MSTGTPSPTSVIAVTGGHVVPVSGPAIEGGVVLIEDGRIVAVGADVTVPAGAEVIDATGRWVLPGFVEGHGHVGISEEGVGIEGNDVNEMTGPNMAAVRAIDAIDIDDEGFRDALSGGVTSIVVKPGSGNPIGGQSVAIKAWGGRTVDEQVISDSVSVKSALGENPKRVYGEKKQLPSTRLGVALVIREAFTRAQDYRAARAAAAAKDEPFSVDLGLEVLARVLDGELVWDQHTHRHDDIATALRLADEFGYRLVVNHGTEAHKIADVLAERDVPVIFGPMLTSRSKVELRDRAIVNLATIAAAGVRVAITTDHPVVPINFLVHQAALAVKEGLPRQTALEALTVNPASFFGLEGRVGALAPGLDGDVVIWSGDPLDLTSRAEHVLIDGVTVYRWDEQAHAGRVVERSERFSR, encoded by the coding sequence ATGAGCACAGGCACGCCGTCGCCCACGTCCGTGATCGCCGTGACCGGGGGCCATGTCGTCCCCGTGTCGGGCCCCGCCATCGAGGGCGGCGTCGTCCTCATCGAGGATGGGCGGATCGTCGCCGTCGGCGCCGACGTCACCGTCCCAGCCGGCGCGGAGGTCATCGACGCCACGGGCCGGTGGGTGCTGCCCGGGTTCGTCGAGGGGCACGGCCACGTCGGGATCTCCGAGGAGGGGGTCGGGATCGAGGGCAACGACGTCAACGAGATGACCGGGCCCAACATGGCGGCGGTCCGCGCCATCGACGCGATCGACATCGACGACGAGGGCTTCCGCGACGCGCTGTCGGGCGGAGTGACCTCGATCGTCGTCAAGCCCGGCTCCGGCAACCCCATCGGGGGCCAGAGCGTCGCGATCAAGGCGTGGGGCGGGCGCACGGTCGACGAGCAGGTGATCAGCGACTCGGTGAGCGTGAAGTCGGCCCTCGGCGAGAACCCGAAGCGGGTGTACGGGGAGAAGAAGCAGCTGCCCTCGACGCGGCTCGGCGTGGCGCTGGTCATCCGTGAGGCGTTCACCCGAGCGCAGGACTACCGGGCGGCACGGGCCGCCGCCGCGGCGAAGGACGAGCCGTTCTCCGTCGACCTCGGGCTGGAGGTGCTCGCGCGCGTGCTCGACGGCGAGCTCGTGTGGGACCAGCACACGCACCGCCACGACGACATCGCGACCGCCCTGCGGCTCGCCGACGAGTTCGGGTACCGCCTCGTGGTCAACCACGGCACCGAGGCCCACAAGATCGCGGACGTGCTCGCGGAGCGGGACGTGCCGGTGATCTTCGGGCCGATGCTCACCAGCCGGTCGAAGGTCGAGCTGAGGGACCGAGCCATCGTGAACCTGGCGACGATCGCCGCGGCCGGCGTGCGCGTGGCCATCACCACCGACCATCCCGTCGTGCCCATCAACTTCTTGGTGCACCAGGCCGCGCTAGCCGTCAAGGAGGGCCTGCCGCGGCAGACTGCCCTCGAGGCGCTGACGGTGAATCCCGCCTCGTTCTTCGGGCTCGAGGGCCGCGTGGGCGCGCTGGCCCCCGGGCTCGACGGCGACGTGGTGATCTGGTCGGGCGACCCGCTGGACCTCACCAGCCGCGCAGAGCACGTCCTCATCGACGGCGTGACGGTCTACCGGTGGGACGAGCAGGCGCACGCCGGCCGGGTGGTCGAGCGCTCGGAGCGGTTCTCCCGCTGA
- a CDS encoding cold-shock protein: protein MATGTVKWFNAEKGFGFIAPDDGGADVFAHYSAIASSGYRSLDENQKVQFDVTQGPKGPQAENITPL from the coding sequence ATGGCTACTGGCACCGTGAAGTGGTTCAACGCCGAAAAGGGCTTCGGCTTCATTGCTCCCGACGACGGCGGCGCCGACGTCTTCGCGCACTACTCGGCCATCGCGAGCAGCGGCTACCGCTCGCTCGACGAGAACCAGAAGGTGCAGTTCGACGTCACGCAGGGCCCCAAGGGCCCGCAGGCCGAGAACATCACGCCGCTCTGA
- a CDS encoding DUF5994 family protein, with translation MSISSLARPRPHHRVTAASPRVHPESWFGAVQPVPEAVVRLEIAPEATEGPVQGAWWPWSRDLAVQAPALLSAVGSACGTSVVHLVYDRLSWDPVPHRLPLGDRYVKTGWFDLADPHQVSLHLYGGRRLVLLVVPPEAGRRTALRAMHQAADRHNRLTPGQILPR, from the coding sequence ATGAGCATCAGCTCGCTGGCACGTCCCCGTCCCCACCACCGTGTGACCGCCGCATCGCCGCGCGTCCACCCCGAATCCTGGTTCGGGGCGGTGCAGCCTGTCCCCGAGGCCGTGGTCCGGCTGGAGATCGCCCCCGAGGCCACCGAGGGTCCCGTCCAAGGGGCGTGGTGGCCGTGGAGCCGAGACCTCGCCGTACAGGCGCCCGCCCTGCTGTCAGCGGTCGGGTCGGCGTGCGGGACGAGCGTGGTCCACCTGGTGTACGACCGCCTCAGCTGGGACCCGGTGCCGCACCGCCTGCCGCTGGGCGACCGGTACGTGAAGACCGGATGGTTCGACCTGGCCGACCCGCACCAGGTGTCGCTGCACCTGTACGGCGGGCGCCGGCTGGTGCTGCTCGTGGTCCCGCCCGAGGCCGGCCGACGGACGGCCCTGCGCGCGATGCACCAGGCCGCGGACCGTCACAACCGGCTCACACCGGGGCAGATCCTGCCCCGTTGA
- a CDS encoding extracellular solute-binding protein → MKILRTAAVGVAAALALAACGSGDGSTGATGDGGTPEPATITLWLAGGDTPDELRDYLTTTFEAENPGSKLVIEQQDWGDLVTKLTTALPDAANTPDVVELGNTQSSTFTNVGAFLDISDMYEELGGDKLVPGFVEAGAVDGANFTLPYYFGSRYVFYRKDLWAAAGADVPKTLAEFNETVAAITAAQPNGIPNLSGFWIGGQDWRNAISWIFANGGDLAVQEGGEWTSTMSDPKSIKGLEQLQEIWTSASKAPRDATDANTYNHLNDSDAVEGEDGSTTSYSLDAATVMAPGWAHWSIGDLVTKDGKDVREWNDERFGVFVLPNAEGTGAAPVFAGGSNIGISAKSQQPELAKSLMRIIFSDEYQQLLGENGLGPANTDHVDALGDDQFATALVESALNAKLTPAAPGWAALENSKKLEEFFGQIAGGADVTATAKAFDAAATPILNGAAG, encoded by the coding sequence GTGAAGATCCTACGGACGGCTGCCGTCGGAGTGGCGGCAGCGCTCGCCCTCGCGGCGTGCGGCAGCGGCGACGGCTCGACCGGCGCCACCGGCGACGGCGGCACCCCCGAGCCCGCCACGATCACCCTGTGGCTGGCCGGCGGTGACACCCCCGACGAGCTGCGCGACTACCTGACCACGACCTTCGAGGCCGAGAACCCCGGGTCGAAGCTCGTCATCGAGCAGCAGGACTGGGGCGACCTGGTCACCAAGCTCACCACCGCGCTGCCCGACGCGGCGAACACCCCCGACGTGGTCGAGCTCGGCAACACCCAGTCCTCCACGTTCACCAACGTGGGCGCGTTCCTGGACATCAGCGACATGTACGAGGAGCTGGGCGGCGACAAGCTCGTGCCCGGGTTCGTGGAGGCCGGGGCCGTCGACGGCGCCAACTTCACGCTCCCGTACTACTTCGGCTCGCGGTACGTCTTCTACCGCAAGGACCTCTGGGCCGCGGCCGGCGCCGACGTGCCCAAGACCCTCGCCGAGTTCAACGAGACGGTCGCCGCGATCACGGCCGCGCAGCCGAACGGCATCCCGAACCTCTCGGGCTTCTGGATCGGCGGCCAGGACTGGCGCAACGCGATCTCGTGGATCTTCGCCAACGGCGGCGACCTCGCGGTCCAGGAGGGCGGCGAGTGGACGTCCACGATGTCCGACCCGAAGTCCATCAAGGGGCTCGAGCAGCTCCAGGAGATCTGGACGAGCGCGTCCAAGGCGCCGCGCGACGCGACGGACGCCAACACCTACAACCACCTCAACGACTCCGACGCGGTCGAGGGCGAGGACGGCAGCACGACCTCCTACTCGCTCGACGCGGCGACGGTCATGGCGCCGGGCTGGGCGCACTGGTCCATCGGCGACCTCGTCACCAAGGACGGCAAGGACGTCCGGGAGTGGAACGACGAGCGGTTCGGGGTCTTCGTGCTCCCGAACGCCGAGGGGACGGGCGCCGCGCCGGTCTTCGCGGGCGGCTCCAACATCGGCATCTCGGCGAAGTCCCAGCAGCCCGAGCTCGCCAAGAGCCTGATGCGGATCATCTTCTCGGACGAGTACCAGCAGCTGCTCGGGGAGAACGGCCTGGGCCCGGCGAACACGGACCACGTCGACGCTCTCGGCGACGACCAGTTCGCCACCGCCCTGGTCGAGTCCGCCCTCAACGCCAAGCTCACCCCGGCGGCGCCGGGCTGGGCGGCGCTGGAGAACAGCAAGAAGCTCGAGGAGTTCTTCGGGCAGATCGCCGGCGGGGCTGACGTCACGGCCACCGCGAAGGCGTTCGACGCCGCCGCCACGCCCATCCTCAACGGCGCGGCCGGCTGA
- a CDS encoding RNA-binding S4 domain-containing protein gives MSDAPGAESTRLDRWLWCARLFRTRALAAAACRSGHVRINGTHAKAASTVRVGDEIRVRGDGRERIVVVAQVIVKRVGAGPAAECYVDHTPPPPAPEETPGVPIRDRGAGRPTKRERRLLEQLRGR, from the coding sequence ATGAGCGATGCCCCGGGAGCGGAGTCCACCCGCCTCGACCGCTGGCTGTGGTGCGCGAGGCTCTTCCGCACGCGCGCCCTCGCGGCGGCCGCCTGCCGATCGGGCCACGTGCGGATCAACGGCACGCACGCGAAGGCCGCCTCGACGGTCCGCGTCGGTGACGAGATCCGCGTGCGGGGCGACGGCAGGGAGCGGATCGTGGTGGTGGCCCAGGTGATCGTCAAGCGGGTGGGCGCCGGTCCGGCGGCCGAGTGCTACGTGGACCACACCCCGCCTCCTCCTGCGCCGGAGGAGACGCCCGGCGTGCCGATCCGCGACCGTGGCGCCGGCCGACCGACGAAGCGCGAGCGCCGGCTGCTCGAGCAGCTACGCGGCCGGTAG
- a CDS encoding GntR family transcriptional regulator, whose protein sequence is MHLAVDPDAAQPPFEQVRSQITEQVRSGQVPPGTRLPPVRALAQELGLAANTVARAYRELEHSGVVETRGRNGTFVRAADAVQDSEAMAAATVFARRARELGLDDETALGWARAALAQTR, encoded by the coding sequence ATGCACCTCGCCGTCGACCCCGACGCCGCGCAGCCGCCCTTCGAGCAGGTGCGCTCGCAGATCACCGAGCAGGTGCGGTCCGGCCAGGTCCCCCCGGGGACGCGGCTCCCCCCGGTCCGCGCCCTCGCGCAGGAGCTCGGCCTGGCGGCCAACACCGTCGCCCGCGCCTACCGCGAGCTCGAGCACAGCGGCGTCGTGGAGACGCGGGGAAGGAACGGCACGTTCGTCCGCGCCGCCGACGCGGTGCAGGACAGCGAGGCCATGGCCGCCGCGACTGTGTTCGCGCGACGCGCCCGCGAGCTCGGCCTCGACGACGAGACCGCCCTGGGATGGGCCCGCGCGGCGCTGGCCCAGACCCGCTAG
- a CDS encoding ROK family transcriptional regulator has translation MTPITAPRGSGAARALGGALRPTAKLLPEHARAHHRSMVLQHLFHSGATSRADLARSTGLTRVTVSDLVAALLAEGLVEELGVRQEGKVGKPAMLVGMRTAGFQVVAIDLADDESLRGAVMTLVGDVVARRSARLEGRTGTPAVDVLRDLCRDLLAAATQPVIGVGIGSPGVIDADGAVVEAPNRGWYDVPLAADLARELGVPVHVANDANTRALGELTYGGATGDGLMVVTVGQGLGAGLVVDGALVRGRHDAAGEIGHVTVVDEREEAFGGDPALPCACGRRGCLETVLSVPALRRRVAGLAPDDAVAALASAGRLLGTALAPVVSALNLAEVLLSGPPELLDGPLREAALDAVRKRTMPVIGNDLQVRTTSLGEDAALFGAAVLVLSGQLGVS, from the coding sequence GTGACCCCGATCACCGCCCCCCGCGGCAGTGGCGCCGCACGAGCGCTGGGGGGCGCACTGCGCCCCACCGCGAAGCTGCTGCCCGAGCATGCCCGCGCCCACCACCGGTCGATGGTGCTCCAGCACCTGTTCCACTCCGGCGCCACGTCCCGGGCCGACCTCGCCCGCAGCACGGGCCTCACCCGCGTCACGGTGTCAGACCTGGTCGCGGCGCTCCTCGCCGAGGGCCTCGTCGAGGAGCTGGGGGTGCGGCAGGAGGGCAAGGTGGGCAAGCCCGCGATGCTGGTCGGGATGCGCACGGCCGGGTTCCAGGTCGTGGCCATCGACCTCGCCGACGACGAGAGCCTGCGCGGCGCCGTCATGACGCTCGTGGGGGACGTGGTCGCCCGGCGCTCCGCGCGGCTCGAGGGACGCACCGGGACACCCGCCGTCGACGTGTTGCGCGACCTCTGCCGCGACCTCCTCGCCGCCGCCACCCAGCCCGTGATCGGAGTGGGCATCGGGTCGCCCGGCGTCATCGACGCCGACGGCGCCGTCGTCGAGGCCCCGAACCGAGGCTGGTACGACGTGCCCCTGGCCGCGGACCTCGCCCGCGAGCTCGGCGTCCCGGTGCACGTCGCGAACGACGCCAACACCCGCGCCCTGGGCGAGCTGACCTACGGCGGAGCCACCGGAGACGGCCTCATGGTCGTGACCGTCGGCCAGGGCCTCGGCGCCGGGCTCGTGGTGGACGGCGCCCTGGTGCGCGGACGGCACGACGCCGCTGGAGAGATCGGGCACGTCACCGTGGTCGACGAGCGCGAGGAGGCGTTCGGGGGCGACCCCGCGCTGCCGTGCGCGTGCGGGCGGCGCGGCTGCCTGGAGACCGTGCTGTCCGTCCCGGCGCTGCGACGCCGCGTCGCCGGGCTGGCGCCCGACGACGCCGTCGCCGCGCTCGCCTCCGCGGGGCGGCTGCTCGGCACCGCGCTGGCGCCTGTCGTCAGCGCCCTGAACCTCGCCGAGGTCTTGCTCTCCGGGCCGCCGGAGCTGCTCGACGGACCACTGCGAGAGGCGGCGCTCGACGCCGTCCGGAAGCGCACCATGCCCGTCATCGGGAATGACCTGCAGGTGCGCACCACCTCACTGGGAGAGGACGCCGCGCTCTTCGGAGCAGCCGTCCTCGTCCTGTCCGGTCAGCTCGGGGTCTCGTGA
- a CDS encoding PfkB family carbohydrate kinase, translating to MERRPWLVCCGLVTLDVVQVVDHVPAPDEKVVAHDLQVDFGGPAANAAATAAALGVPTRLVTAIGSGPVADMVRAGLAAAGVDVVDLRAGEAASPAVSTVLVTRATGERAVASVNGQGMGDLGDQARSVLPGVLGGATALLLDGHHLSAARALAQAARERGIPVALDGGSWKDGLGELLALVDHAVLSADFRLPAALLGGSPAPPRGSVEDLAAVAALGPRTVARSAGAGPLRWLEAARGHGAAARSDVPSPQVRTVLPPVLPPGAVVDTLGAGDVLHGAFAARLAQGATVEAALEAAVEVATRSVRHAGARGWVGAVPAEMPDAAGGTTIDR from the coding sequence GTGGAACGGCGTCCTTGGCTGGTGTGCTGCGGACTGGTCACGCTCGACGTGGTCCAGGTGGTCGACCACGTGCCCGCGCCCGACGAGAAGGTCGTGGCCCATGACCTGCAGGTGGACTTCGGCGGCCCGGCGGCCAACGCGGCTGCCACCGCTGCCGCGCTGGGCGTGCCCACCCGGCTCGTGACGGCCATCGGCTCGGGGCCGGTGGCCGACATGGTGCGGGCAGGGCTCGCAGCGGCGGGCGTGGACGTCGTCGACCTGCGCGCGGGCGAGGCGGCTTCGCCCGCGGTGTCCACGGTGCTGGTCACCCGCGCCACGGGGGAGCGCGCGGTGGCGTCCGTGAACGGCCAGGGGATGGGCGACCTCGGGGACCAAGCCCGATCGGTGCTGCCCGGGGTGCTGGGCGGCGCCACGGCGCTGCTCCTCGACGGCCACCACCTCTCGGCCGCGCGGGCGCTGGCGCAGGCGGCCCGGGAGCGCGGCATCCCGGTCGCGCTCGATGGCGGGAGCTGGAAGGACGGGCTCGGCGAGCTGTTGGCCCTGGTGGACCACGCGGTGCTCTCGGCGGACTTCCGACTGCCCGCCGCACTGCTGGGCGGCAGCCCGGCGCCACCGCGTGGCAGCGTCGAGGACCTCGCGGCGGTCGCCGCGCTCGGGCCGCGGACGGTGGCGCGCTCGGCGGGCGCGGGCCCTCTCCGCTGGCTCGAGGCCGCGCGCGGCCACGGCGCGGCCGCCAGGAGCGATGTCCCGAGCCCTCAGGTGCGCACGGTCCTGCCGCCGGTGCTGCCCCCCGGGGCGGTGGTCGACACCCTCGGCGCGGGAGACGTGCTGCACGGGGCCTTCGCGGCTCGGCTGGCCCAGGGGGCGACGGTCGAGGCCGCCCTGGAGGCGGCCGTCGAGGTCGCCACCCGCTCGGTGCGCCACGCCGGGGCGCGCGGCTGGGTCGGGGCGGTCCCCGCCGAGATGCCGGATGCGGCCGGGGGCACCACGATCGATCGATGA